One stretch of Caloenas nicobarica isolate bCalNic1 chromosome 4, bCalNic1.hap1, whole genome shotgun sequence DNA includes these proteins:
- the LOC135988511 gene encoding placenta-specific gene 8 protein-like isoform X1, with product MAVPSVVTIQPQHGMAVPAASRNMWQTGLMDCCTDCSVCCCGLFCFPCLGCQVAGDMNECCLCGTSVAMRTLYRTRYNIPGSICSDYCITLWCPVCSVCQIKRDINRRRKIGIFW from the exons ATGGCCGTCCCGAGTGTCGTGACGATCCAGCCGCAGCACGGCATGGCCGTGCCCGCCGCCTCCAGGAACATGTGGCAGACGGGGCTGATGGACTGCTGCACCGACTGCAGCGTCT GCTGCTGTGGGCTgttctgcttcccctgcctGGGCTGCCAGGTGGCCGGGGACATGAACGAGTGCTGCCTGTGCGGGACCAGCGTGGCGATGAGGACACTCTACCGCACCAGATACAACATCCCG GGCTCCATTTGCTCTGACTACTGTATCACCTTGTGGTGCCCTGTGTGCTCCGTGTGCCAAATTAAGAGAGACATCAACCGGAGGAGGAAGATAGGCATATTCTGGTAA
- the LOC135988574 gene encoding placenta-specific gene 8 protein-like yields MTSHHVVTAQPGFSSVPQAGHWQSGLLDCCSDFGVCICGAFCFPCLGCQVASDMNECCLCGPSVAMRTLYRTRYNIPGSILGDSLAIMFCPMCSLCQLKRDINRRREMGIFW; encoded by the exons ATGACATCTCACCATGTGGTCACAGCCCAGCCTGGTTTTTcgtctgtcccacaggcaggCCATTGGCAGTCGGGGCTGCTGGACTGCTGCTCCGACTTTGGTGTCT GTATTTGCGGAGCCTTCTGCTTCCCCTGCCTGGGCTGCCAGGTGGCCAGCGACATGAACGAGTGCTGCCTGTGCGGCCCCAGCGTGGCCATGAGGACGCTCTACCGCACCAGATACAACATCCCG GGCTCCATTCTGGGTGACTCGCTCGCCATCATGTTCTGCCCCATGTGCTCACTCTGCCAGCTGAAAAGGGACATCAACCGGAGGAGGGAGATGGGCATATTCTGGTAA
- the LOC135988511 gene encoding placenta-specific gene 8 protein-like isoform X2: MAVPSVVTIQPQHGMAVPAASRNMWQTGLMDCCTDCSVCCCGLFCFPCLGCQVAGDMNECCLCGTSVAMRTLYRTRYNIPGSICSDYCITLWCPVCSVCQIKRDINRRRKIGIF, translated from the exons ATGGCCGTCCCGAGTGTCGTGACGATCCAGCCGCAGCACGGCATGGCCGTGCCCGCCGCCTCCAGGAACATGTGGCAGACGGGGCTGATGGACTGCTGCACCGACTGCAGCGTCT GCTGCTGTGGGCTgttctgcttcccctgcctGGGCTGCCAGGTGGCCGGGGACATGAACGAGTGCTGCCTGTGCGGGACCAGCGTGGCGATGAGGACACTCTACCGCACCAGATACAACATCCCG GGCTCCATTTGCTCTGACTACTGTATCACCTTGTGGTGCCCTGTGTGCTCCGTGTGCCAAATTAAGAGAGACATCAACCGGAGGAGGAAGATAGGCATATTCTG A